In the Brassica napus cultivar Da-Ae chromosome A7, Da-Ae, whole genome shotgun sequence genome, one interval contains:
- the LOC106356889 gene encoding uncharacterized protein LOC106356889: MYQEAALLLALLCVSSNVAVSAPIRDGLLPNGNFEIGPKPSQLKGSVVKERNAVAHWDMTGFVEYIKAGQKQDDMVLVVPEGSSAVRLGNEASISQKISVRSGRLYSITFSAARTCAQDERLNISVTHESGVIPIQTMYGSDGWDSYSWAFKAGGPEIVIRIHNPGHEEHPACGPLIDAVAIKALFPPRFSGYNLIKNGNFEEGPYVFSTAKWGVLIPPFIEDDNSPLPGWIIESLKAVKYVDKAHFFVPEGHRAIELVGGKESAVSQIVRTSPNKFYALTFNVGDARDACEGPMAVEAFAGRGKTLVEYVSKGKGGFKRGRLVFKAVSARTRVTFLSTFYHMKNDHSGSLCGPVVDDVRLVAVKTLRG; encoded by the exons ATGTATCAAGAAGCCGCACTTCTCTTAGCGCTACTCTGCGTTTCTTCTAATGTCGCGGTGTCTGCTCCAATCCGCGACG GTTTATTACCAAACGGTAATTTCGAGATAGGTCCAAAACCGTCCCAACTGAAAGGATCCGTTGTTAAGGAACGAAACGCCGTTGCTCACTGGGACATGACCGGCTTCGTGGAGTACATCAAAGCTGGTCAGAAACAAGACGACATGGTTTTGGTCGTACCGGAAGGCTCATCAGCCGTCAGGTTAGGCAACGAGGCCTCAATCTCCCAGAAAATATCCGTACGATCAGGTCGTCTATATTCGATTACGTTCAGCGCCGCTCGAACTTGCGCTCAGGACGAGCGGCTTAACATCTCCGTCACGCATGAGTCTGGTGTCATCCCTATCCAGACAATGTACGGCAGCGATGGCTGGGACTCGTACTCATGGGCTTTTAAAGCTGGTGGACCTGAAATCGTGATCCGGATCCATAACCCGGGTCATGAAGAGCACCCGGCTTGTGGACCGCTGATCGACGCTGTTGCTATCAAGGCTTTGTTCCCTCCAAGATTCTCCGGAT ATAATCTCATAAAGAACGGGAACTTCGAGGAAGGACCTTACGTGTTTTCCACGGCAAAGTGGGGAGTACTGATACCACCTTTCATCGAGGACGACAACAGCCCTTTGCCTGGATGGATAATCGAGTCTCTCAAGGCCGTTAAGTACGTGGACAAGGCACACTTCTTCGTCCCTGAGGGACACAGAGCCATCGAGCTTGTTGGAGGCAAAGAGAGTGCCGTTTCTCAGATCGTGAGGACGTCACCTAACAAATTCTACGCCCTCACTTTCAACGTTGGAGACGCCAGAGACGCTTGCGAAGGACCCATGGCAGTGGAGGCGTTCGCTGGACGTGGCAAGACCCTGGTGGAGTACGTGTCTAAGGGGAAAGGCGGGTTTAAACGGGGAAGGCTTGTGTTCAAGGCGGTGTCGGCGAGGACTCGAGTCACTTTCCTCAGCACGTTTTACCATATGAAGAATGATCACTCTGGCTCGCTTTGTGGTCCGGTCGTCGACGACGTAAGGCTGGTGGCGGTTAAGACACTCCGAGGTTAA
- the LOC106356888 gene encoding uncharacterized protein LOC106356888: MAKQRRVLSVSSNRTRVSPYPLRSSRTKKEKEPELPIQTEGPSQWEDVRCVICQEPPHNAVLLRCSSSSTGCRAYMCDTSARHSNCFKQYRLKNMNRLTKAFNCPYCRGEVQETMKVSGAMRYLNAKPRGCAFEGCVFSGSYSQLKNHLKAAHPGFTGPVVDQRRHLAWEQMQRAAEYTEVMTAAGIPHSPQVVQRYSLASYPIEVNGVAHDRMPFNLPPNPVIRLNINGVEHDQFPHNLPPNPMIRISISGVVRNLSLGVR, encoded by the coding sequence ATGGCTAAGCAGAGGCGTGTATTGTCAGTTTCAAGCAACAGGACCAGAGTATCACCGTACCCACTTCGCTCTTCAAGGaccaagaaagagaaagaacctGAGCTGCCTATCCAGACAGAAGGCCCAAGCCAATGGGAAGACGTCCGGTGTGTAATCTGCCAAGAACCGCCGCACAACGCCGTCCTCTTGCGCTGCTCTTCCTCATCCACCGGATGCCGTGCTTACATGTGTGACACGAGCGCTCGTCATTCCAACTGTTTCAAGCAGTACCGCTTGAAAAACATGAACCGCTTGACCAAAGCCTTCAACTGTCCTTACTGCAGAGGAGAGGTCCAGGAGACGATGAAGGTGTCGGGCGCGATGAGATATCTGAACGCTAAACCGAGGGGCTGCGCTTTCGAGGGCTGTGTCTTTTCGGGGAGCTATTCGCAGCTTAAGAACCACTTGAAAGCTGCGCACCCTGGCTTCACCGGACCCGTGGTGGACCAGAGGAGACATTTGGCGTGGGAGCAGATGCAGAGAGCTGCTGAGTACACTGAAGTGATGACTGCAGCTGGTATTCCACATAGCCCCCAGGTTGTGCAGCGCTACAGTCTTGCTTCTTATCCGATTGAGGTCAATGGAGTAGCGCATGACCGTATGCCGTTTAATCTCCCTCCAAATCCGGTGATTCGTCTCAACATCAATGGAGTGGAGCATGATCAGTTTCCGCACAATCTTCCTCCTAATCCGATGATTCGTATTAGTATCAGTGGAGTGGTGCGTAACCTTTCTTTGGGGGTCAGGTAA